CACGGGATCCGCAATCCCGTGTCCTATCCGTTGAACGACGAGGGCAATGTAAAAACACTATACCACGAATGCGGCACTTTGCCATTTATGCTCTGTTTGCTACTATCCGCGATAGAACAAGGGGTGTATACATCGTGGCACTCATCATCGGACTCGTCGGGAAGCCCAAGCGCGGCAAGGGTACATGCACAAAGATAATTACGGGAATACTCAAAGAATACGATGTGGGGATACGGGCAAGAACACTCACATTCTCTGCTGACCTCTTGGCTCCAGAGCTCGTAAGACGTGCTCTGCCGCTCTCCAGAGAAAACATGCAGAGACTTGCGCAAGAGTGGGTGACAACCGAAGGCGCGGGGGCTTTGAGTCGGCGGATGAAAATCCTCATCGAAAGTGAGAGTCTGGCCGGGGTTCATGTCATCTTTGTCGACGGAGTGCGTTGGTTTTCAGACAGAGACTTGATTCGCTCGTTTCCTCTCAACTTCCTTTTGTATGTGTACTGCTCTCCGGAAGCGGCATATAAACGTTCGAAAGAGCAAAACGATAAGGCGGGAGATCAGACGATGTCCTTCGAAGAATTTATGCGCCTCGATGGAGCATTGAACGAGCGCTCCATTTCCGAAATTGGACGAGGTGCAGATTTTGTCATCGACAACGAAGTTGGTGATAGAGAAGGAGAGCTCCTCCGAGCAAAAATCGAGCACAATGTTATCCCCAAAGTTCTTGCGCGACTGGGCATCTCCTAAACGCAAAACCCCAATCGCTTTCCGCCAACTGGCGGAGCGACTGGGGTTTTTAATTCACACAAAGACGCGACGAGGGGTTATTGTATCTTTTTCACTAAAGCGACGAGGCGCGACTTCTTCCGTGCGGCGTTATTTTTCTTGATAACTCCGCGCTTTGCTGCCTTGTCTATGGCTTTGTAGGCTTCGGACAAAAGCTTCTTGGCTTCTGGCGCATTTTTAGCCTCTGCGGCCTTGCGAATACTCTTCAAAACATCCTTCATCGCTCGGCGACGACGGTCGTTAAAGACACGTTTCCTCTCTGAAACTCGAACGGCCTTTTTGGCTCCACGTGTAATTGGCATGTTTCGCAGTATAAAGCATCGGGGCGAATGTATCAAGTCTCCCGACATTTTGGGGTGCGTTGGGCGGCTTTCAGGGACGTAACGATTGTCTCCAATGGTTGACAAAAATGGTTTTATGTTTACTCTTTCATAAGACACCAGGGTTGTGGATTTGAGTGGCGATGACGCTTACGGGACCCGATCAGCGCACGGTGCAAATATACAACAGAGACGCCCTCGCAGGCAGAATGCATGACCCAGTTTGGGCAGACCCGTTCAGCCGTGGCGCCTTTGGCTCCCTCCCACAGAACCACCTTGTCGTTGATGTGGGGTGCGGATACGGAAGGATGGTCGACATTCTCGACGACCTCGGTATTGAGAGATATCTCGGTGTTGACCCCGCAGAAGAACAGATCAATCTGGCTCGGCGGCTTCATGCCGACTCTCCTCTTCGCACATTCGAGGTGGGCAACATATACGAGCTTGGAGAAAAGTACCCAGGACGATTTGACGGCTTCATGCTTATGGCTGTGCTCATGCACATTCCCGCCCCAAGACTCGAAGAGGCTTTTCGTTCGTTGCGCAAAGCACTCAAAGTACCAGGAACAGGAATGTTCTCAACACCTTTTAGCACAGACCGAGAGGAAGGAGAGGTGGTTGAGGTTGAGCCGGGCTTCTTCCTCACCCTGCACAACCCGGACACCATTAGGGACATCTTGCTCCGCTCTGGTTTTTCTACTGGGCATCCTTTGCGCTCGGGAAATATGCTCCTCGGCTCCATAGAGACCTGCTAAATTCGACGTCGCACATTGCTCTGTGTGGCGTTTTTTGTTGCGTAAACAAGCTATCTTCACTGTGCTAATATTAATGCATGATTATTCGTCTTGCAGGCATGATATACGCCAAGGGGCATAACTACGCCGTCATTGAAGCCAATGATATTGGATACAAGGTGCACGTAACGCCCGAGATGCTTTCGAGAATGGCGGAGCGCGAACGCGCAACACTCTGGACACATCAGGTGGTCCGCGAAGACTCGACGGAACTGTTCGGATTCGAGACACGCCCGGAGCTCGAGTTTTTTGAAATGCTGATTGGTATTTCGGGCATTGGTCCTCGTTCCGCCATTGCCATCCTCTCCCTCGCTCCCGTTACGACGCTCAAGCGCGCCATTGCTGGAGAAGACACCACGTATCTGACAAAAGTCTCTGGAATTGGTAAGAAAACCGCCGCAAAGATAGTTTTGGAGCTCAAAGAAAAGATTGTCCTTGAGGATGGAGAAGAGGTGGGGAACACCCGTAGCGAGGAAGGAGAGGTTCTCGAAGCTTTGGTCTCCCTCGGATACCAATTGCGAGACGCGAGAGAGGCACTAAAAAAGGTTGGCTCGGAAACACTTGGGACAAACGAGAAGATTAAAGAAGCGCTCAAGGTTCTGACGCACTAGGGCACGTATGGACACGATTCTCTTTCAATTAAAAAAACTTATACCACAAAAGCTGTTTTCCATATTACAGCCCATCTATCACTATGCGCTTGCGCTCTTCGGGGCGCTTGTATACCGTTTCCCTTCACGAAAAATAATTGTCGTGGGTGTCACTGGCACCAAGGGTAAGACGAGTGTCATTGAGCTTACCAACGCACTCCTTGAACACGCGGGGTACAAGACTGCCCTTCTTAACACCGTGCGTTACAAGATTGATGACGAGTCATACGACAACAAATTCAAAATGACGATGCCTGGTCGCCTGTTCGTCCAATCACTTTTGCGCAAGGCAGTACAAAAAAAGTGCCAGTATGCGCTCATCGAAATGACCTCCGAGGGTGCGCGACAATATCGCCACAAGTTCATAGCTATGGATGCCCTCATCTTCACGAACCTTGCGCCGGAACACATCGAGTCGCATGGCTCGTACGAAAAGTATCGCGAAGCAAAGTTGAGCATTGCCAAAGCGCTTGCGGCATCCAAAAAGGCGCGCACGATTATGGTCGCCAACAAAGACGATAACGAGGGTGGGCGCTTTCTTAACGTCTCTGTAAAAGAAAAGTACCCCTACGCACTCCCGGATGCCGAGCCGTACGAGATTTCGCAAGATGAAATGTGGTTTACGTTTGGAGGTGCGCGCATTCAAACGCGCCTGCGGGGACGTTTTAATCTCTACAACATTCTCGCCGCACTTACATTCGCCAAAAGCCAAAATGTGAGTACTGAAGTGATGAAGCGCGCGATTGAATCGTTTAACGGAATCCCCGGGCGCATGGAGTCCATTACCCTTCCCTCAACAAGCCCTCTACGGAGTAAGCAGGACTTCGTGGTTGTTGTGGACTACGCGCATACTCCCGACTCGCTCGCTAAGGTCTATGATGTCTTCCAGCACTCAAGAAAAATCTGTGTTTTGGGCGCAACGGGGGGCGGAAGAGACCGATGGAAAAGGAAGGAGATGGGGCGCATAGCAGGCGATCAGTGCACGCACGTAATCCTGACAAACGAAGACCCGTACGACGAAAACCCGCGCGACATTGTTGAGGATGTCGCGAGCGGCATGACCCAGCCAATTTATCGCATTATCATGGACCGTCGAGAGGCAATTAGGGAGGCCCTCAAAGAAGCCGAGACGAGCGACACGGTCATCATCACCGGGAAGGGCACAGACCCCTACATTATGGGACCCAATAATACAAAGCTCCCGTGGAGCGATGCTCGCGTGGCGCGAGAAGAATTAGAGCGCGTGTTACAATCAAGAGTATCAGTAAAACAATGAGCGTAGCGATTATGTTTTACTAGACCAGAGCACATACAATCATGCATCATGTATACTTGATTAAGAATCAGCGTTGGCAAACTGTTCGTAGACTAAAAGAAAAGCTCCGACGCAGTCCTGCATGATTGTATGTGCTCGGTGCACAAATTTTTTACTCGTTAATACTCGTTAAAATTTGGCATGGAAGTCTTACGTTGGGCACTTGTTGGTTTGGGGATTATCTTTGCAGTCTGGTATTTTGGTGGTGGGCAGGGACGCAGCTCTAGCTTTAGCGGACCTTTCTTAAACCCACCCGCTCCGATTAGTACCGGGGATGCATATGGACCCAGTGGGAGTGATTTCTTCTATTCCGGAAATACAAATACTGGAAACACTGGTTCACAAACTCAAGAAAAGCCGCCGTACATACAAGAGGTTATAAAGATACTTCGCGAAAAGGGAGAAACGGAAGAGACTATCAATGGCGCAACGAAAACCTCTATTTTTGGGGACAGGGTTTCTTTCGAGAATGCATATAACACGCGTGAGACCGACCCGCAAAAAGAGTACATTTTAATTCGTGCCTCGTATCAAAACGCGGAACCCATCATCATCACTGGTTGGCAAATAAAAAGCCTTCTCACTGGAAACTCGGTAGTTATTGGATCTGGAACCTATTTGCCCGATCAATACACCATTACCACAGCGCAAGCAATCGCGCTTTCTCCGGGGGGGGCCGCGGCGCTTGTCACTGGTCGCTCCCCTCTTGGCGCCTCATTCCGCAGTAATATCTGCACCGGCTATTACGAATACCTCCAAGATTTTGTACCCCCACTCCCAATCGAATGCCCATTGCCGGAGGATGATTTCCAATATGCAGGAACGACAAGTGATGGGCAGTGTCTTGATTACCTCGAGTCATTGAACCAATGCCAGCCGCACTTACAAGCGATTCCCCTCTCGCTCACCAATAACGCGCGGTGTCAGGAGTTCATTTCACAATATGTG
This portion of the Parcubacteria group bacterium genome encodes:
- the rpsT gene encoding 30S ribosomal protein S20; translation: MPITRGAKKAVRVSERKRVFNDRRRRAMKDVLKSIRKAAEAKNAPEAKKLLSEAYKAIDKAAKRGVIKKNNAARKKSRLVALVKKIQ
- a CDS encoding class I SAM-dependent methyltransferase produces the protein MTLTGPDQRTVQIYNRDALAGRMHDPVWADPFSRGAFGSLPQNHLVVDVGCGYGRMVDILDDLGIERYLGVDPAEEQINLARRLHADSPLRTFEVGNIYELGEKYPGRFDGFMLMAVLMHIPAPRLEEAFRSLRKALKVPGTGMFSTPFSTDREEGEVVEVEPGFFLTLHNPDTIRDILLRSGFSTGHPLRSGNMLLGSIETC
- the ruvA gene encoding Holliday junction branch migration protein RuvA, with product MIIRLAGMIYAKGHNYAVIEANDIGYKVHVTPEMLSRMAERERATLWTHQVVREDSTELFGFETRPELEFFEMLIGISGIGPRSAIAILSLAPVTTLKRAIAGEDTTYLTKVSGIGKKTAAKIVLELKEKIVLEDGEEVGNTRSEEGEVLEALVSLGYQLRDAREALKKVGSETLGTNEKIKEALKVLTH
- the murE gene encoding UDP-N-acetylmuramyl-tripeptide synthetase; translated protein: MDTILFQLKKLIPQKLFSILQPIYHYALALFGALVYRFPSRKIIVVGVTGTKGKTSVIELTNALLEHAGYKTALLNTVRYKIDDESYDNKFKMTMPGRLFVQSLLRKAVQKKCQYALIEMTSEGARQYRHKFIAMDALIFTNLAPEHIESHGSYEKYREAKLSIAKALAASKKARTIMVANKDDNEGGRFLNVSVKEKYPYALPDAEPYEISQDEMWFTFGGARIQTRLRGRFNLYNILAALTFAKSQNVSTEVMKRAIESFNGIPGRMESITLPSTSPLRSKQDFVVVVDYAHTPDSLAKVYDVFQHSRKICVLGATGGGRDRWKRKEMGRIAGDQCTHVILTNEDPYDENPRDIVEDVASGMTQPIYRIIMDRREAIREALKEAETSDTVIITGKGTDPYIMGPNNTKLPWSDARVAREELERVLQSRVSVKQ